The following proteins are encoded in a genomic region of Streptomyces collinus Tu 365:
- the recO gene encoding DNA repair protein RecO, which yields MSLFRDDGIVLRTQKLGEADRIITMLTRGHGRVRAVARGVRRTKSKFGARLEPFSHVDVQFFARGSELVGRGLPLCTQSETIAPYGGGIVTDYARYTAGTAMLETAERFTDHEGEPAVQQYLLLVGALRTLARGEHAPHLVLDAFLLRSLAVNGYAPSFGDCAKCGMPGPNRFFSVASGGSLCVDCRVPGCVVPSPQTLVLLGALLTGDWETADASEARHVREGSGLVSAYLHWHLERGLRSLRYVEK from the coding sequence ATGAGTCTGTTCCGCGACGACGGCATCGTGCTGCGCACCCAGAAGCTGGGCGAGGCGGACCGGATCATCACGATGCTCACCCGCGGTCACGGGCGGGTACGCGCGGTGGCCCGGGGCGTGCGGCGCACCAAGTCGAAGTTCGGGGCCAGACTCGAACCGTTCTCCCACGTCGACGTGCAGTTCTTCGCGCGCGGCAGTGAACTGGTCGGGCGCGGGCTGCCGCTGTGCACCCAGAGCGAGACCATCGCGCCGTACGGCGGCGGGATCGTGACCGACTACGCCCGGTACACGGCCGGCACCGCCATGCTGGAGACCGCCGAGCGGTTCACCGACCACGAGGGCGAACCCGCCGTCCAGCAGTACCTGCTGCTCGTCGGCGCCCTGCGCACCCTCGCCCGCGGCGAGCACGCCCCCCACCTCGTCCTGGACGCCTTCCTGCTGCGCTCGCTCGCCGTCAACGGCTACGCGCCCAGCTTCGGCGACTGCGCGAAGTGCGGCATGCCGGGACCGAACCGGTTCTTCTCCGTGGCCTCCGGCGGCTCGCTCTGCGTCGACTGCCGGGTGCCCGGCTGTGTCGTACCCTCCCCGCAGACCCTGGTACTGCTCGGCGCCCTGCTTACGGGAGACTGGGAGACAGCGGACGCGTCGGAGGCGCGCCACGTCCGGGAGGGCAGCGGGCTGGTGTCCGCCTACCTGCACTGGCACCTGGAGCGCGGGCTGCGCTCGCTCAGGTACGTCGAGAAGTAG